A region of Desulfatiglans sp. DNA encodes the following proteins:
- a CDS encoding SpoIIE family protein phosphatase: MKNRGIALKLALLILTSITVIFAVVFTYNYFFSRQIISENVEKNARNLAQSTVNRIDTVLMSVEKVPRSLSYFYEDMNSEGEELISLLRSVVDNNPEIYGTTMAFEPYAYQGDRERYAPYVYRGDDGTAISHITYDYIFYDWYQIPCELNMPTWSEPYFDEGAGNIIMVTYSMPFYRNIDGKRVFTGVVTADISLEWLQKIISSIKIGQTGYGFLLSKNGTFVTHPNPDFVMNETIFSVAEALEDNDVRELGRKMVSGNSGFSPFTSTVSGKKCWMVYMPLSSNGWSLAVLFPQDELMADISRLSHTVLLISILGFFIILIVTIWIARTITSPLRALSRATEEIAAGHLDIEIPFIKSRDEVGRLADSFTYMKTSLKKYILELTEATAARERIEGELQVAHDIQMGILPKKFPPFPERTEFDLYAILEPAKEVGGDLYDFFLMDEDHLCFTVGDVSGKGVPAAIFMAITKTLIKSKATQGLFPNKILKSVNEDLSLDNPSLMFVTLFLGILDLKSGELEYCNGGHNPPYLMKADGGLEPLATTHGMALGVMEDFLYKSNRIQLQRGDRLFLYTDGVTEAANKDDELFSETRLEKDLRSLNNCSLTKTVNSVLDHVKDFSQGLPQTDDITMMIINYSGQ; encoded by the coding sequence ATGAAAAATAGAGGAATCGCCCTTAAACTTGCACTTCTGATTCTGACCAGCATCACGGTTATATTTGCGGTTGTCTTTACCTACAATTATTTTTTTTCTCGGCAGATCATATCGGAAAATGTTGAAAAAAATGCCAGAAACCTCGCACAGTCCACTGTAAACAGAATAGATACAGTTCTTATGTCAGTAGAAAAGGTTCCCCGAAGCCTTTCCTATTTCTATGAAGACATGAATAGTGAGGGAGAAGAGCTGATCAGCCTTCTGCGCTCGGTTGTGGATAACAATCCCGAAATCTACGGCACCACTATGGCATTTGAGCCATACGCATACCAGGGAGACAGAGAAAGATATGCGCCCTATGTGTACAGGGGCGATGATGGCACAGCCATATCACATATCACATATGATTACATATTTTATGACTGGTATCAGATTCCCTGTGAGCTCAACATGCCAACCTGGTCTGAGCCCTACTTTGATGAGGGAGCAGGGAATATCATAATGGTAACCTATTCCATGCCCTTTTACAGAAACATTGACGGTAAAAGGGTTTTCACCGGCGTGGTTACTGCCGATATCTCACTTGAATGGCTTCAGAAAATCATCTCATCAATCAAGATTGGTCAAACCGGTTACGGGTTTCTGCTTTCTAAAAACGGGACCTTTGTGACCCATCCAAATCCGGATTTTGTGATGAATGAAACCATCTTCAGTGTTGCTGAGGCACTTGAAGATAATGACGTCCGTGAACTGGGAAGAAAAATGGTAAGCGGAAACAGCGGATTTTCACCCTTTACCAGTACAGTCTCAGGCAAGAAGTGCTGGATGGTCTATATGCCTCTCTCTTCCAACGGCTGGTCCCTGGCAGTGCTTTTTCCTCAGGATGAACTCATGGCCGATATTTCTCGTCTCAGCCACACAGTGCTCCTTATAAGCATTCTTGGTTTTTTTATAATCCTTATTGTTACCATATGGATCGCCAGGACAATTACCAGCCCCCTCAGGGCACTCTCCAGGGCAACCGAGGAGATAGCAGCCGGGCACTTGGATATAGAAATCCCCTTTATTAAATCCAGGGATGAGGTTGGAAGACTCGCCGATTCCTTTACATATATGAAGACTTCTCTTAAAAAATATATTCTTGAACTGACTGAGGCTACTGCCGCGAGGGAAAGGATTGAGGGTGAGCTTCAGGTAGCCCATGACATTCAGATGGGTATACTGCCTAAAAAATTTCCCCCGTTTCCCGAAAGAACTGAATTTGATCTATACGCCATACTTGAACCGGCAAAGGAGGTCGGAGGAGACCTGTACGATTTTTTCCTGATGGATGAAGATCATCTGTGTTTCACGGTAGGTGATGTCTCCGGCAAGGGGGTTCCTGCGGCAATCTTTATGGCCATCACTAAAACCCTTATAAAAAGCAAGGCAACTCAGGGGCTCTTTCCGAACAAGATTTTAAAAAGCGTCAATGAAGACCTGTCTTTAGATAACCCTTCATTGATGTTCGTTACCCTGTTTCTCGGAATACTCGACCTGAAGAGCGGAGAACTTGAATACTGCAACGGAGGGCATAATCCACCCTATCTGATGAAAGCGGACGGAGGGTTGGAGCCTCTGGCCACAACACACGGAATGGCGCTTGGGGTTATGGAAGATTTTTTGTATAAATCCAACCGAATTCAGCTTCAAAGGGGAGACAGGCTGTTTTTGTATACAGACGGTGTTACAGAGGCTGCGAACAAGGATGATGAACTCTTTTCAGAGACTCGTCTTGAAAAAGATCTTAGAAGTTTAAATAACTGCTCACTTACGAAGACAGTAAACAGTGTCCTTGATCATGTTAAAGACTTCTCTCAGGGCCTTCCTCAGACCGATGATATCACCATGATGATAATAAATTACTCAGGGCAGTAA
- a CDS encoding M48 family metallopeptidase gives MAKRVLKAEYIIRDIDRDIHCTLYRKSCKNLRITVDADQQVRITAPLRASNSYISEVVKEKTPWIIKTILKLQNRQMLPLPSEYISGKKTSYLGKEYTLNVATAKRVQVILLDGELVVQTKTSDADSVKRVVDKWYRDQAEKVFREYLDKGLAIMSDHDLRTPMLKIRNMKNRWGSCTRAGIITLNLRLIYLPEVCIEYIIMHELCHLRYLNHSRFFYAFLYSCMPDWKERKKILESYRLKV, from the coding sequence ATGGCTAAAAGGGTTTTAAAAGCGGAATATATTATCAGGGATATCGATCGTGATATCCATTGCACCCTTTACAGGAAGTCATGCAAAAACCTGCGTATTACTGTTGACGCTGACCAGCAGGTAAGGATCACCGCACCCCTTCGCGCATCCAATTCCTATATCAGTGAGGTGGTAAAGGAAAAAACCCCATGGATCATTAAAACCATCCTGAAGCTTCAAAACCGCCAGATGCTGCCTTTACCCAGTGAATACATTTCAGGTAAAAAAACATCATACCTTGGAAAGGAATATACGCTCAATGTAGCAACTGCCAAAAGGGTTCAGGTCATACTGTTGGATGGAGAGCTTGTTGTCCAGACAAAAACTTCAGATGCTGACAGCGTGAAGAGGGTGGTTGATAAATGGTACCGGGATCAGGCGGAAAAGGTGTTCAGGGAATATCTTGATAAAGGCCTTGCCATCATGTCTGATCATGACCTTCGCACCCCCATGCTTAAGATACGGAACATGAAAAACAGGTGGGGCAGTTGCACAAGGGCAGGTATAATCACATTAAACCTCAGGCTTATCTACCTGCCCGAGGTCTGCATCGAATACATTATAATGCATGAGCTGTGTCATCTGCGGTATCTAAACCATTCCAGGTTTTTCTATGCCTTTTTATATTCATGTATGCCGGACTGGAAGGAGCGAAAGAAGATTCTGGAAAGTTACAGGCTGAAGGTCTGA
- a CDS encoding FAD-dependent oxidoreductase, with translation MKKSLLYHPFKIRNIEIKNRVIMAPGANLLCSDTGVMTQEGLEWAKARAKGGLGVVGVGQSMVNPTPPAMSGFVIDLTTDKSINGMFRMTEMIRQMGAKSTIELVYMDFGDVNKPDNEMSEEDLSKIRTEDSTGINDKLANKMPADLTLQQIHKIVGYYVDAAVRCKRAGFDMVLVHGAHGMFISDFLSPVRNRRTDEYGGSFENRCRIVDDILTGIREAVGPDMAIEYRLSAEEKKKDGLTLNDQLAFAKHIQDKIDILYVSTGVMENDETATFIFPPAYYERGVNVHYAKHFKDALKIPVGTVGGIDMALAERIVDEGKADVVTMLRATIADPHLVNKARLGKFDEIRPCVRCNTCINQPHYFFLPVRCAVNPEAGRECDVLRIPYPRKSKNIVVIGGGPSGMQAARTAAQRGHNVTLYEKNAELGGMLNIAAAGKLKTDLRAYLNWAVRETLKNPDITLRLGAAATYDDIRALNPDAVIVSVGATPLIPPIQGINGKNSVWAGDVESGRVSVGKRVIIAGGGLTGLETALSLAREGKEVTIIEMMPFERVIMSAPVVNMVALSMLIREQGINYMAETRLIEVRENRIRVEGPDKKETWMECDTLVHALGMKPDRAGALLFGDTADEVYYTGDCAVARGNLWTATSSAHHIALEI, from the coding sequence ATGAAAAAAAGTCTTTTATACCACCCATTTAAAATCAGGAATATTGAGATAAAAAATCGTGTAATTATGGCACCTGGCGCAAACCTCCTTTGCAGTGACACGGGTGTTATGACCCAGGAGGGGCTTGAGTGGGCAAAGGCAAGGGCAAAGGGCGGCCTTGGTGTCGTGGGCGTGGGGCAGAGCATGGTCAACCCGACTCCTCCAGCCATGTCCGGGTTTGTTATTGACCTCACCACTGATAAATCCATAAACGGCATGTTCAGGATGACTGAGATGATCAGGCAGATGGGTGCAAAATCTACCATAGAACTGGTCTACATGGATTTTGGCGATGTGAACAAACCAGATAATGAGATGAGTGAGGAAGATCTCTCAAAGATACGAACAGAGGACTCCACTGGTATTAATGACAAGCTTGCAAACAAGATGCCCGCAGACCTTACTCTTCAGCAGATACACAAGATAGTCGGCTATTATGTTGATGCTGCTGTCAGGTGTAAAAGGGCAGGTTTTGATATGGTGCTTGTACATGGGGCGCATGGCATGTTCATAAGTGATTTTTTGTCACCTGTGCGTAACAGACGCACTGACGAGTATGGCGGCTCATTTGAAAACAGGTGCAGGATCGTTGATGATATACTGACCGGCATTAGGGAGGCCGTGGGGCCGGACATGGCCATTGAATACCGCCTGAGCGCAGAGGAAAAGAAAAAGGATGGCCTTACCTTAAATGACCAGCTTGCCTTTGCGAAACATATACAGGATAAGATTGATATACTCTATGTCTCCACCGGTGTTATGGAAAATGATGAGACAGCTACCTTTATTTTCCCGCCTGCCTATTATGAGCGGGGTGTTAATGTCCATTATGCAAAACATTTCAAGGATGCCCTTAAGATACCTGTAGGCACTGTGGGTGGAATAGATATGGCGCTTGCAGAGCGGATCGTGGATGAAGGAAAGGCGGATGTGGTCACCATGTTAAGGGCGACCATTGCTGACCCGCACCTTGTTAACAAGGCAAGGCTGGGTAAATTCGATGAGATACGCCCCTGCGTGAGGTGTAACACCTGCATAAACCAGCCCCATTACTTTTTCCTGCCGGTCAGGTGTGCTGTAAACCCTGAGGCAGGCAGGGAATGTGATGTGCTAAGGATACCCTACCCCAGAAAATCAAAAAATATTGTGGTGATAGGGGGCGGGCCGAGCGGCATGCAGGCAGCGCGTACCGCTGCCCAAAGGGGGCACAACGTAACCCTTTATGAAAAAAATGCTGAGCTTGGCGGTATGCTGAATATTGCAGCCGCAGGAAAATTAAAGACAGATTTAAGGGCATACCTGAACTGGGCAGTCAGAGAAACTCTGAAAAACCCTGACATAACACTGAGACTGGGCGCTGCTGCAACATATGATGATATCAGGGCACTTAACCCCGACGCTGTAATTGTATCAGTAGGGGCAACCCCGCTGATACCGCCTATCCAGGGGATCAATGGAAAAAATTCTGTATGGGCAGGTGATGTGGAGTCAGGCAGGGTAAGTGTCGGCAAAAGGGTCATAATAGCTGGTGGCGGTCTGACCGGGCTTGAAACAGCCCTCTCACTCGCTAGAGAGGGTAAAGAGGTTACCATTATAGAGATGATGCCCTTTGAAAGGGTGATCATGTCCGCACCTGTGGTTAATATGGTTGCACTCTCCATGCTGATAAGGGAACAGGGAATAAACTACATGGCAGAGACAAGACTTATTGAGGTAAGAGAAAACAGGATCAGGGTTGAAGGCCCGGACAAAAAGGAAACCTGGATGGAGTGCGACACCCTTGTGCATGCCCTTGGCATGAAACCTGACAGGGCAGGGGCCTTGTTATTTGGAGATACAGCCGATGAGGTGTATTACACAGGCGACTGTGCTGTTGCACGGGGCAACCTCTGGACTGCCACATCGTCTGCTCATCACATTGCCCTTGAGATTTAA
- a CDS encoding type II toxin-antitoxin system HicB family antitoxin, with protein sequence MNIMTFKGHKAKIEYDPDIDMFRGEILGLNGGADFYGKTPDELRQEFKKSLNVFLEACKEKGIEPYKEFSGKFNLRIPPELHAEIASLASAEGKSLNQWIVETIDQSVHT encoded by the coding sequence ATGAATATAATGACTTTTAAAGGACATAAAGCAAAAATAGAATATGACCCCGATATAGATATGTTTCGGGGAGAAATACTTGGTCTCAATGGCGGGGCGGATTTTTATGGAAAAACACCCGATGAATTGCGTCAGGAATTCAAGAAATCTTTAAATGTTTTCCTGGAGGCATGCAAAGAAAAAGGCATTGAACCATATAAAGAATTTTCTGGAAAATTTAACTTACGCATTCCACCTGAACTGCATGCTGAAATAGCCTCACTTGCCTCCGCAGAGGGAAAAAGCCTGAACCAGTGGATTGTTGAAACGATTGATCAAAGTGTGCATACGTAA
- a CDS encoding type II toxin-antitoxin system HicA family toxin, with amino-acid sequence MKPKHQKTLELIFNRPVSGNIKWVDIEKLFIALGAEVSEREGSRVAVFLFNEVRIFHRPHPTPDTDKGAVISIRKWLEMHGVTS; translated from the coding sequence ATGAAGCCAAAGCATCAAAAAACACTGGAACTTATTTTTAACAGGCCTGTTAGCGGTAATATTAAATGGGTTGATATTGAAAAATTATTTATAGCGCTTGGCGCTGAGGTAAGTGAACGTGAAGGGTCCAGAGTTGCAGTGTTTTTGTTTAATGAAGTAAGAATATTTCATAGGCCGCATCCTACACCAGACACTGATAAAGGTGCAGTTATAAGCATTCGTAAATGGTTGGAAATGCATGGAGTTACATCATGA